One genomic window of Arachis stenosperma cultivar V10309 chromosome 10, arast.V10309.gnm1.PFL2, whole genome shotgun sequence includes the following:
- the LOC130957391 gene encoding glucan endo-1,3-beta-glucosidase 8-like, with protein sequence MAQTKRMLWASCLIFVLVQCHLPSAKCSHALSNIGINWGALTSHPINPYTVVDLLKDNGIKKVKLFDVDSWTLGALAGSGIEVMIGIPNDQMERLSNSGQAEQWVKQNLTKHLHGGVDIRYISVGNEPFLASYENKYRSSTFPAMKSIQKAVEKAGVADQVKVTSCLNADVLDSGSDKPSDGQFRSDIKDVMKEILQFLNDNNSPFFINIYPYLSLYLNPNFPEELAFFDAGRSFEDKGATYTNVFDASVDTLVWALKKEGYSDMKIVVGEVGWPTDGHKSANKDKARRFYHGFLKKLGNQQGSPLHPGVLDVYLFGLFDENLKSIEPGKFERHWGIFEYDGKPKFPVDFSGKGEDHKWPVGAKGVRYLEKQWCVLSEDVKEFSGPVYEALGYACANTDCTSLGYGCSCADLDIRGNISYAFNQYFQARDQSIEACDFDGLAEIVTSDPSKGTCKFPIVIESAATSLQTRNAIIHILLLGFALFFVTFM encoded by the exons ATGGCTCAAACAAAACGCATGCTATGGGcgtcttgtttgatctttgtcTTAGTTCAATGCCATCTACCAAGTGCAAAATGCTCACATGCTTTGTCAAATATTGGCATAAACTGGGGTGCATTGACATCTCACCCTATAAATCCTTATACTGTTGTTGATCTCTTGAAGGACAACGGAATCAAGAAAGTTAAATTGTTCGATGTAGATTCTTGGACACTTGGTGCTCTTGCTGGTTCAGGCATTGAAGTCATGATTGGTATCCCTAATGACCAAATGGAAAGACTTTCTAACAGTGGCCAGGCTGAGCAATGGGTCAAGCAAAATCTCACCAAACATCTACATGGTGGTGTTGACATCAG ATACATATCTGTTGGAAACGAGCCTTTCTTGGCGAGCTATGAAAACAAGTATAGAAGTTCTACATTCCCAGCAATGAAGAGTATTCAGAAAGCTGTTGAGAAGGCAGGAGTTGCAGACCAAGTTAAGGTTACTTCGTGTTTGAATGCCGATGTGTTAGATTCAGGTTCGGACAAGCCCTCGGACGGACAGTTTCGAAGTGACATCAAAGATGTGATGAAAGAAATACTCCAATTCCTTAACGACAATAACTCACCCTTCTTCATCAACATATATCCTTACCTTAGCCTTTATTTGAATCCAAATTTTCCAGAGGAACTGGCATTCTTTGACGCAGGTAGATCATTCGAAGATAAGGGTGCAACTTACACAAATGTGTTTGATGCAAGTGTAGATACCCTTGTTTGGGCACTAAAGAAGGAGGGCTACTCTGACATGAAAATCGTTGTTGGCGAAGTTGGATGGCCGACGGACGGCCACAAAAGCGCCAACAAAGATAAAGCAAGAAGATTCTACCATGGATTCCTTAAGAAACTAGGAAACCAACAAGGAAGCCCTCTTCATCCTGGAGTCTTGGATGTGTATCTCTTTGGTCTTTTTGATGAGAATCTCAAGAGCATTGAACCCGGAAAGTTTGAGCGTCATTGGGGAATTTTCGAATACGATGGGAAGCCCAAGTTCCCTGTAGATTTCTCTGGTAAAGGAGAAGATCACAAATGGCCAGTGGGAGCAAAAGGGGTAAGATACCTAGAGAAGCAATGGTGTGTGTTAAGCGAAGATGTTAAAGAATTTAGTGGTCCTGTTTATGAGGCATTAGGGTATGCATGTGCAAATACTGATTGTACAAGCTTAGGATATGGTTGTTCTTGTGCCGATTTGGATATTCGTGGCAATATTTCTTATGCTTTTAATCAATACTTTCAAGCAAGGGATCAAAGCATTGAGGCATGCGATTTCGATGGACTGGCGGAAATTGTAACAAGTGATCCATCAAAAGGGACTTGTAAGTTCCCAATAGTCATTGAGAGTGCTGCAACTTCTCTTCAGACACGTAATGCAATAATCCATATCCTTCTTCTTGGCTTTGCTCTATTTTTTGTGACGTTTATGTGA